A region from the Rubrivirga sp. SAORIC476 genome encodes:
- a CDS encoding RNA polymerase sigma factor: MSPDALVRQHADLVYRVALRVTGTADDAADAAQDALVKVWRGISNVEASRHRAWCARVARNAALDLLRRRSVRPAPGRAEAIAEPEASDLLPDDAAEAGDLRVELARAVGSLDEPYRSILVLREIEGLAYAEIADALDLPLNTLKVYLHRARRRCRAALLASAPELVP, from the coding sequence ATGTCGCCCGACGCCCTCGTCCGCCAGCACGCTGATCTCGTCTACCGAGTCGCGCTCCGCGTCACCGGGACGGCGGACGATGCGGCGGACGCGGCACAGGACGCGCTGGTCAAGGTGTGGCGCGGCATCTCGAACGTGGAGGCGTCGCGACACCGCGCGTGGTGTGCCCGCGTCGCCCGCAACGCGGCGCTCGATCTCCTCCGGCGCCGTTCGGTGCGCCCCGCACCCGGCCGGGCCGAGGCCATCGCCGAGCCCGAGGCCTCCGACCTCCTCCCCGACGACGCGGCCGAGGCGGGCGACCTCCGGGTCGAGTTGGCCCGTGCGGTCGGCTCGCTCGATGAGCCCTACCGCTCGATCCTCGTGCTCCGCGAGATCGAGGGGCTGGCCTACGCCGAGATCGCCGACGCCCTCGACCTGCCTCTCAACACACTCAAGGTTTACCTCCACCGTGCCCGCCGCCGCTGCCGGGCCGCCCTCCTCGCCTCCGCACCCGAGCTGGTCCCATGA
- the yiaA gene encoding inner membrane protein YiaA, which translates to MAPATLRPSVPFVAASWIAFLTGAIAFMVGLTNAKMMLNEQGYYLTVLLFSLYATVSLSKTVRDRDEGLPVTPLYLGMSWVALAAAVTLLVVGLYNADSLALSEKGFYGMSFVLGLFGAICVQKNVRDLAVTDAGPGRADATEEADAVFSTGRV; encoded by the coding sequence ATGGCTCCCGCCACCCTCCGCCCGTCCGTCCCCTTCGTCGCCGCGTCCTGGATCGCATTTCTGACCGGCGCCATCGCGTTCATGGTCGGGCTGACGAACGCCAAGATGATGCTCAACGAGCAGGGCTACTACCTGACGGTGCTCCTGTTCAGCCTCTACGCGACGGTGTCGCTCTCCAAGACGGTCCGCGACCGCGATGAGGGCCTGCCGGTCACCCCCCTCTACCTCGGGATGAGCTGGGTCGCGCTCGCCGCCGCCGTCACGCTCCTCGTCGTCGGCCTCTACAACGCCGACTCGTTGGCCCTGAGCGAGAAGGGGTTCTACGGGATGTCGTTTGTGCTGGGTCTCTTCGGAGCCATCTGCGTCCAGAAAAACGTCCGCGACCTCGCCGTGACCGACGCTGGGCCGGGGCGCGCGGATGCCACCGAGGAGGCCGATGCGGTTTTCTCGACCGGTCGGGTGTAA
- the scpB gene encoding SMC-Scp complex subunit ScpB, producing MMEPVALPDRFDQAVEALVFASDVPLRPEDVARAYGEVTGIDASEGEVEAAVGRLNAAYRTGGRAFRIQRWAGGLRMATVDEVHPFVRALFEEDASRRLSQSLLETLAVIAYKQPVTRPEVDHLRGVNSDYALRQLLERDFVTICGRGEGVGRPLLYATTDRFLDQFGLDATADLPSPREIEEILADPAFNRERAALLAGLTSPSAPEPTDHVEADA from the coding sequence ATGATGGAGCCTGTCGCCCTTCCCGACCGATTCGACCAGGCCGTCGAGGCGCTGGTGTTCGCCAGCGACGTGCCGCTGCGCCCCGAGGACGTGGCGCGGGCATACGGCGAGGTCACCGGGATCGACGCGTCCGAGGGGGAGGTGGAGGCAGCGGTGGGTCGGCTCAACGCTGCCTACCGGACCGGTGGGCGCGCCTTCCGCATCCAGCGCTGGGCGGGCGGCCTCCGCATGGCGACCGTCGACGAGGTGCACCCGTTCGTCCGGGCGCTGTTCGAGGAAGACGCGTCCCGCCGGCTCAGCCAGTCGCTGCTGGAGACGTTGGCCGTTATTGCATACAAGCAGCCCGTCACCCGCCCCGAGGTCGACCACCTCCGCGGCGTCAACTCCGACTATGCGCTCCGCCAACTCCTGGAGCGGGACTTCGTGACCATCTGCGGGCGAGGGGAGGGGGTCGGACGCCCGCTCCTCTATGCCACCACCGACCGGTTCCTCGACCAGTTCGGCCTCGACGCGACCGCCGACCTGCCCAGCCCGCGCGAGATCGAGGAGATCCTCGCCGACCCGGCCTTCAACCGCGAGCGTGCCGCGCTCCTCGCGGGCCTCACCTCTCCGTCCGCCCCCGAACCCACCGATCATGTCGAAGCGGACGCCTAA
- the pyrF gene encoding orotidine-5'-phosphate decarboxylase produces the protein MSDSNAATPFSVRLQNAVADTGAPVCVGLDPDLDRLPPSLLGTEAERLTAFCLAITESTRSLAAAYKPNLAFFEALGPDGADVLATVCDAVRATGRLLVLDGKRGDIGNTGQRYASTQYDRLGADAATVAPYMGADSLAPFLAHAGRCAFVLVATSNPGAADLQHLSVDEEPLYRHVARLAADTAVPLAGEAGFVVGATRPELLADLRERHPEVPFLVPGIGAQGGSAADVLAANADGPILINASRSILYASSGADFAGAAAEAAHRLRDELRGA, from the coding sequence ATGTCTGACTCCAACGCTGCGACTCCGTTCTCCGTTCGCCTCCAGAACGCGGTCGCCGACACCGGTGCGCCCGTCTGCGTCGGCCTCGACCCCGACCTGGACCGACTTCCCCCCTCCCTCTTGGGGACCGAGGCGGAGCGGCTGACGGCCTTTTGTCTTGCAATAACGGAATCGACGAGATCCCTCGCTGCGGCCTACAAGCCCAACCTCGCCTTCTTCGAGGCCCTAGGACCGGACGGCGCCGATGTGCTCGCCACGGTCTGCGACGCCGTCCGCGCCACGGGCCGCCTGCTGGTGCTGGACGGCAAGCGGGGCGACATCGGCAACACGGGCCAGCGGTACGCCAGCACCCAGTACGACCGCCTCGGGGCCGACGCGGCCACGGTGGCTCCCTACATGGGAGCCGACAGCCTAGCGCCCTTTCTCGCGCACGCTGGCCGCTGTGCCTTCGTCCTCGTGGCGACCTCCAACCCCGGTGCGGCCGATCTCCAGCACCTGTCGGTAGACGAGGAGCCGCTGTACCGACACGTCGCCCGGTTGGCGGCCGACACGGCGGTGCCCCTCGCTGGCGAAGCCGGCTTCGTGGTCGGCGCCACGCGTCCGGAGCTGCTGGCCGACCTCCGGGAGCGCCATCCTGAAGTGCCCTTTCTCGTGCCGGGCATCGGCGCCCAGGGAGGGTCGGCCGCGGACGTGCTGGCCGCCAATGCGGACGGGCCGATCCTGATCAACGCCAGTCGGTCGATCCTCTACGCTAGCTCCGGCGCGGACTTCGCCGGAGCCGCGGCCGAGGCGGCCCACCGCCTCCGGGACGAGCTGCGCGGCGCGTAG
- a CDS encoding ScpA family protein produces MHRVQLDQFEGPLDLLLFFIRRDEIDVHDIPIARIADEFLEAVRVLEHVDLDAAADFIYTAALLIQIKARMLMPRPELDDEGEPIDPRRELVERLIEYVRYKEAAGVLAGRFEARQRLRPRGQAADEREALAPATEVTYRATVFDLVKALGKAIERAATEAEEIRHAIERESFALDVQRAWLLGRIRGGGASFQALVARRSKAFVIVTFLAVLDLAQRQAISLVFGLDPQDFAVEPVPGVDSVDDLALLDEDPPISAAA; encoded by the coding sequence ATGCATCGCGTCCAGCTCGACCAGTTCGAAGGGCCGCTCGACCTCCTGCTCTTCTTCATCCGGCGGGACGAGATCGACGTCCACGACATCCCGATCGCCCGGATCGCAGACGAGTTTCTGGAGGCGGTGCGCGTGCTGGAGCATGTGGACCTGGACGCCGCGGCGGACTTCATCTACACGGCCGCGCTGCTCATCCAGATCAAAGCTCGGATGCTGATGCCGCGCCCGGAGCTGGACGACGAGGGCGAGCCCATCGACCCACGTCGGGAGTTGGTCGAGCGGCTCATCGAGTACGTCCGCTACAAGGAGGCCGCGGGCGTCCTGGCGGGCCGGTTCGAAGCGCGCCAGCGGCTCCGCCCGCGCGGGCAGGCCGCCGACGAGCGGGAGGCGCTCGCGCCCGCGACCGAAGTCACCTACCGGGCGACGGTGTTCGACCTCGTCAAGGCACTGGGCAAGGCCATCGAGCGCGCCGCGACCGAGGCGGAGGAGATCCGCCACGCGATCGAACGCGAGTCGTTTGCCCTCGACGTGCAACGGGCCTGGTTGCTGGGACGCATCCGCGGCGGCGGCGCGTCGTTCCAGGCGCTGGTCGCGCGTCGCAGCAAGGCCTTCGTGATCGTCACCTTCCTCGCAGTGCTCGACCTCGCCCAGAGGCAGGCCATCTCGCTCGTCTTCGGGCTCGACCCGCAGGACTTCGCCGTCGAGCCCGTCCCCGGCGTCGATTCTGTGGACGACCTCGCTCTGCTGGATGAGGACCCCCCGATCTCCGCCGCTGCTTGA
- a CDS encoding pseudouridine synthase codes for MSKRTPKNDSVRRRHQAERKHRQSSAPETASRPDPDAPMRLNRFLARAGIAARREADTIIADGRVTVNGEMTTEMGVKVTTRDRVEVDGQPVQPTDLAYILLNKPLDVLTTVSDDRGRKTVLDLVSIPARLKSALFPVGRLDKDTTGALLLTTDGELAHRLMHPSHGAVKFYLVEVDKPLTDSDIDKLRRGVDLEDGPARADHAAFVDGDRRRFGLQLHEGRNRQVRRMVEAIGRRVVTLDRVGYAGLNLVDLRPGRWRRLEPHEVNTLRRSVKLKPVVF; via the coding sequence ATGTCGAAGCGGACGCCTAAAAACGACTCCGTCCGCCGCCGCCATCAGGCGGAGCGGAAGCACCGCCAGTCCAGCGCCCCCGAGACGGCCTCCCGGCCCGACCCGGACGCGCCGATGCGCCTCAACCGGTTCCTCGCCCGCGCGGGCATCGCCGCCCGCCGCGAGGCCGATACGATCATCGCCGATGGTCGCGTGACGGTTAACGGCGAGATGACGACCGAGATGGGCGTCAAGGTCACCACCCGCGACCGCGTCGAGGTGGACGGGCAGCCGGTCCAGCCGACCGACCTCGCTTACATCCTGCTCAACAAGCCGCTCGACGTGCTCACCACAGTCTCGGATGACCGCGGGCGCAAGACGGTCCTCGATCTGGTCTCGATCCCGGCTCGACTCAAGTCGGCCCTCTTTCCGGTCGGCCGCCTCGACAAGGACACGACCGGAGCCCTCCTGCTGACCACCGACGGGGAGCTGGCGCATCGCCTGATGCACCCCAGCCACGGCGCCGTCAAGTTCTACCTCGTTGAGGTCGACAAGCCGCTGACCGACTCCGACATCGACAAACTGCGCCGGGGCGTCGACCTGGAGGACGGTCCGGCTCGTGCCGACCACGCCGCCTTCGTCGACGGCGACCGCCGCCGGTTCGGGCTCCAACTCCACGAAGGCCGCAACCGGCAGGTCCGCCGCATGGTCGAGGCCATCGGCCGCCGGGTCGTCACGCTGGACCGCGTCGGCTACGCGGGTCTCAATCTGGTCGACCTCCGCCCGGGCCGCTGGCGGCGCCTGGAGCCGCACGAGGTCAACACGCTCCGCCGTTCCGTCAAGCTCAAACCCGTTGTGTTCTAG
- a CDS encoding acyl-CoA dehydrogenase family protein, translating to MSVLSKMKGVSARDQQMIQEAETMLGPEPEEMGFIKNLFWGRIREELVFPYPETSPEETAKTDALLAELEDYLDNEHPRVMIDQEQVIPEWVVQRLFDMGVMGMTVPEAFGGLGLSVASYNRVLEAIGRRCGSTAVMVSAHQSIGCKALMLFGTDDQKDRFLPMVAREKLSGFCLSEPQVGSDAAGQETHCEWNEEEQVYILNGEKKWITSGAISGLLTVMANQQVTDPKTGRVKKGVSALIVTPEMEGVSFFQKNRSKAGIRGTWQARIRFENVRVPKENLLHREGQGLKVALTCLNYGRCTLSAGVTGAAKEAAEQSTKWVQTRYQFQRPLADFELVQKRVAEMHAFCFAMDAMLYAVCGMLDRHDRDIMVETAACKYFCSEEGWNVIDSAMQIMGGEGYVTENEFERLWRDNRIHRIVEGSNEVMQSFIFAYGGKQLAEYMLGVLNTVQWSDDETVQENVSRILSGAFKPQTIKAGTPLAKEIFLGLKVPKPEVTRVHPSLRSFAERLAGHAQTHTRVFKLASKRLEEKIVTAQVMQARLADNAVLMFAWSCVLSKLDQQLAQGADGPKWERDKLAGLHFMHLAHERIEANVAGLTTNSDDSMRRAAAAALDWVDTLPNAEYYIHESSPSAKGTGHPVQEEFIKQFPEEGAPFVPRPDGFSDAYTGGDGAVAEAQAPEAENA from the coding sequence ATGTCCGTACTCTCGAAAATGAAGGGCGTCTCCGCCCGCGACCAGCAGATGATCCAGGAAGCCGAGACGATGCTCGGCCCGGAGCCCGAGGAGATGGGCTTCATCAAGAACCTCTTCTGGGGACGCATCCGCGAGGAACTGGTGTTTCCCTATCCGGAGACCTCCCCCGAGGAGACGGCCAAGACCGACGCGCTGCTCGCTGAACTCGAGGACTACCTCGACAATGAGCATCCCCGCGTCATGATCGACCAGGAGCAGGTGATCCCGGAGTGGGTCGTCCAGCGGCTGTTCGACATGGGCGTGATGGGTATGACGGTCCCCGAGGCGTTCGGGGGCCTCGGCCTCAGCGTCGCGAGCTACAACCGAGTGCTGGAGGCCATCGGCCGCCGCTGCGGATCGACCGCCGTGATGGTGTCCGCCCACCAGTCGATCGGCTGCAAGGCGCTGATGCTGTTCGGCACCGACGACCAGAAAGACCGCTTCCTGCCAATGGTCGCCCGCGAGAAGCTGTCGGGCTTCTGCCTGAGCGAGCCCCAGGTGGGCTCCGATGCGGCTGGACAGGAGACGCACTGCGAGTGGAACGAGGAGGAGCAGGTCTACATTCTCAACGGTGAGAAGAAGTGGATCACCTCGGGTGCGATCTCGGGCCTCCTCACCGTGATGGCCAACCAGCAGGTCACCGATCCCAAGACGGGCCGCGTCAAGAAGGGCGTCTCGGCGCTCATCGTGACGCCGGAGATGGAGGGCGTCAGCTTCTTCCAGAAGAACCGCTCCAAGGCGGGCATCCGCGGGACGTGGCAGGCGCGCATCCGCTTCGAGAACGTCCGCGTGCCGAAGGAGAACCTGCTGCACCGCGAGGGGCAGGGCCTGAAGGTGGCGCTTACGTGTCTCAACTACGGCCGTTGCACGCTCTCGGCGGGCGTCACCGGCGCCGCCAAGGAGGCCGCCGAGCAGTCGACGAAGTGGGTCCAGACGCGCTACCAGTTCCAGCGTCCCCTGGCCGACTTCGAACTCGTGCAAAAGCGTGTCGCCGAGATGCACGCGTTCTGCTTCGCGATGGACGCGATGCTCTACGCCGTCTGCGGGATGCTCGACCGGCACGACCGCGACATCATGGTCGAGACGGCGGCCTGCAAGTACTTCTGCTCCGAGGAGGGCTGGAACGTCATCGACTCGGCCATGCAGATCATGGGTGGCGAGGGCTACGTGACCGAGAACGAGTTCGAGCGCCTCTGGCGCGACAACCGCATCCACCGCATCGTGGAGGGCTCGAACGAGGTCATGCAGTCGTTCATCTTCGCCTACGGAGGGAAGCAGCTCGCCGAGTACATGCTGGGCGTCCTCAACACGGTCCAGTGGAGCGATGACGAGACGGTCCAGGAGAACGTGTCGCGCATCCTCTCCGGCGCCTTCAAGCCCCAGACGATCAAGGCGGGCACGCCGTTGGCGAAGGAGATCTTCCTCGGCCTCAAGGTGCCCAAGCCTGAGGTGACGCGCGTACACCCGTCGCTGCGGTCGTTCGCCGAGCGCCTCGCAGGCCATGCCCAGACGCACACGCGCGTCTTCAAGCTGGCCTCGAAGCGGCTGGAGGAGAAGATCGTGACCGCCCAGGTGATGCAAGCCCGCCTGGCCGACAACGCGGTCCTCATGTTCGCGTGGTCGTGCGTCCTCTCGAAGCTCGACCAGCAACTCGCCCAGGGCGCCGACGGGCCGAAGTGGGAGCGGGACAAGCTCGCCGGGCTCCACTTCATGCACCTCGCCCACGAGCGCATCGAGGCCAACGTGGCCGGGCTGACGACCAACTCGGACGACTCGATGCGGCGTGCTGCCGCGGCGGCGCTCGACTGGGTCGACACCCTGCCCAACGCGGAGTACTACATCCACGAGTCGTCCCCCTCCGCGAAGGGCACGGGCCATCCCGTCCAGGAGGAGTTCATCAAGCAGTTCCCCGAGGAGGGCGCTCCCTTCGTGCCGCGCCCCGACGGGTTCTCGGACGCCTACACCGGCGGCGACGGCGCCGTCGCGGAGGCGCAGGCCCCGGAGGCCGAGAACGCCTAG
- a CDS encoding pitrilysin family protein encodes MTELLLTPSIDRTVLPSGVRVLTETIPSVGSVAVGAWVDAGSRDEAEPEGGITHFIEHMVFKGTRRRRGYLINQRMESVGGYINAFTSKEHTCFYARGLSEHLGRAMETVLDLVTQPTLPPKEIEKEKDVVVEEIKMYEDAPEDHVFDHYEALLYPDHPLGRPVIGTPESVRSFTQDDLARYIGQHYVPDRLVVAVAGNVRHADVVRHVERLLEEFDRAPNPATRAPSTSYTPSDLVIERPIQQAHLVLGTRAFGARDERRTTLSVLNTILGGGMSSRLNQNIREKYGWCYSVYSFVNVQTDSGDLGVYIGTDASRIERSRTLIEREMTKLAETAVSERMLTRAKHQLKGSIVLGLESTSNRMQRLGRVELVYGRTVGLDEVVGEIDAVTAEGVRELAAELFAPGQLSTAVILPEDR; translated from the coding sequence ATGACTGAACTCCTTCTGACCCCGTCGATCGACCGCACCGTCCTCCCGTCCGGCGTCCGGGTTTTGACCGAAACGATCCCCTCCGTAGGCTCGGTCGCCGTCGGCGCCTGGGTGGACGCGGGCAGCCGCGACGAGGCCGAGCCGGAGGGCGGCATCACGCACTTCATCGAGCACATGGTGTTCAAGGGCACCCGGCGGCGGCGGGGCTACCTGATCAACCAGCGAATGGAGTCGGTCGGCGGGTACATCAACGCCTTCACGTCGAAGGAGCACACCTGCTTCTACGCCCGCGGGCTGAGCGAGCATCTCGGCCGGGCGATGGAGACGGTCCTCGACCTCGTCACCCAGCCGACGCTGCCGCCCAAGGAGATCGAGAAGGAGAAGGATGTCGTCGTGGAGGAGATCAAGATGTACGAGGACGCGCCCGAGGACCACGTCTTCGATCACTACGAGGCACTGCTTTATCCCGACCACCCGCTCGGCCGACCTGTGATCGGGACCCCCGAGTCGGTTCGCTCCTTTACGCAGGACGACCTGGCGCGGTACATCGGCCAGCACTACGTCCCCGACCGTCTGGTGGTGGCCGTGGCGGGCAACGTGCGCCACGCCGACGTCGTCCGCCACGTGGAGCGGTTGCTGGAGGAGTTCGACCGGGCGCCCAACCCGGCCACTCGCGCCCCGTCCACGTCCTACACGCCGTCCGATCTCGTCATCGAGCGGCCCATCCAGCAGGCCCACCTGGTGCTCGGGACGCGCGCGTTCGGAGCCCGGGATGAGCGACGGACGACGCTGTCCGTGCTCAACACCATCCTCGGCGGGGGAATGTCTAGCCGCCTGAATCAGAACATCCGCGAGAAGTACGGCTGGTGCTACTCGGTCTACTCGTTCGTCAACGTACAGACCGACTCGGGCGACCTCGGCGTCTACATCGGCACCGACGCCAGCCGGATCGAGCGGTCGCGGACGCTGATCGAGCGTGAGATGACCAAGCTGGCCGAGACCGCGGTGAGCGAACGGATGCTGACCCGCGCCAAGCACCAGCTCAAGGGATCAATCGTGCTGGGTCTGGAGAGCACCTCCAATCGGATGCAGCGCCTGGGACGCGTGGAGCTGGTCTACGGTCGGACGGTGGGGTTGGACGAGGTGGTGGGCGAGATCGACGCGGTCACAGCGGAGGGCGTCCGCGAACTCGCCGCCGAGCTGTTCGCGCCCGGCCAACTGAGCACGGCCGTGATTCTGCCGGAGGATCGGTAA
- a CDS encoding NAD-dependent epimerase/dehydratase family protein: MPFRFSDRPVLVTGGAGFIGSHLAERLVAEGCEVHVMDDLSGGVRSNVPEGAVFHELDIRSREAAALFGEHNFAALCHLAAQMDVRRSVADPKFDAEVNVLGFLNLLEAGRQTGLEKVAFASTGGAIYGEPDPSVNDGGPQPESHPTLPMSPYGITKLVSEHYLRFYGQTYGIESAALRFGNVYGPRQNPHGEAGVVAIFAQRLLRGEPITINGPGTQTRDYVFVKDVVAAFMAALEKEATDIYNVGTGVETDVNQLFHHINRLTEAGADEIHGPAKAGEQQRSVLDISHTSDALGWMPAVDVATGLEKTVAWFKEQERA; the protein is encoded by the coding sequence ATGCCGTTCCGTTTTTCTGATCGCCCCGTCCTCGTCACCGGCGGTGCGGGTTTCATCGGATCCCACCTCGCCGAGCGCCTGGTGGCCGAAGGATGCGAGGTCCACGTCATGGACGACCTGTCGGGCGGCGTCCGCTCGAACGTGCCCGAAGGCGCGGTCTTCCACGAGCTCGACATCCGCTCCAGGGAAGCGGCGGCGCTGTTCGGCGAGCACAACTTCGCCGCGCTCTGCCACCTCGCGGCCCAGATGGACGTGCGCCGCTCGGTCGCCGATCCCAAGTTCGACGCCGAGGTGAACGTGCTCGGCTTCCTCAACCTGCTCGAAGCCGGCCGCCAGACGGGCCTGGAAAAGGTGGCGTTCGCCTCCACCGGCGGCGCGATCTATGGCGAGCCTGACCCGTCGGTCAACGACGGAGGCCCTCAGCCCGAGAGCCACCCGACGCTGCCGATGTCGCCGTACGGCATCACGAAGCTAGTCAGCGAGCACTACCTGCGGTTCTACGGGCAGACGTACGGCATCGAGTCGGCCGCGCTGCGGTTCGGCAACGTGTACGGCCCGCGGCAGAACCCGCACGGCGAGGCCGGGGTCGTGGCCATCTTCGCCCAGCGGCTGCTGCGCGGCGAGCCCATCACCATCAACGGCCCCGGTACCCAGACGCGCGACTACGTGTTCGTGAAGGATGTCGTGGCGGCGTTCATGGCCGCGCTCGAGAAGGAGGCCACGGACATCTACAACGTCGGCACGGGCGTCGAGACCGACGTGAATCAGCTCTTTCACCACATCAACCGCCTCACCGAGGCGGGCGCGGACGAGATCCACGGGCCGGCGAAGGCGGGCGAGCAGCAGCGTAGCGTGCTCGACATCTCGCACACGTCGGACGCGCTGGGCTGGATGCCCGCCGTCGATGTGGCGACGGGCCTCGAGAAGACGGTGGCCTGGTTCAAGGAGCAGGAGCGCGCGTAG
- the guaB gene encoding IMP dehydrogenase, which translates to MNKIAYEGLTYDDVLLVPARSNVMPRNVRTATRLTRNLSLAIPLVSAAMDTVTEADLAIAMAREGGVGVLHKNMSAELQAREARRVKRSESGMILDPIVLRPQDTVGDARSRMARYSIGGIPVVDDDRRLVGIVTNRDLRFQPDNDVLLSDVMTTQGLITAPVGTTLDLAEAILQEHKIEKLPVTDGDGFLKGLITFKDIQKKKKHPHAAKDEFGRLLVGAAVGVTPDTPERVAALAEAGTDFVVVDTAHGHSEGVLKMVERIKSDFDGLDVIAGNVATPEGTEDLILAGADAVKVGIGPGSICTTRVVAGVGVPQLTAILRCAEAAQRYDVPVIADGGIKQTGDIPKALAAGASTVMVGSLFAGVDESPGDTVLYEGRRYKNYRGMGSLGAMEAGSKDRYFQDAEDDLKKLVPEGIEGRVPYKGFLSEITYQMVGGLRAAMGYCGCETVPDLQARAQFVRITSAGLRESHPHDVTITQESPNYSTRS; encoded by the coding sequence ATGAACAAAATCGCCTACGAGGGCCTCACCTACGACGATGTGTTGCTCGTGCCCGCCCGCAGCAACGTCATGCCGCGCAACGTCCGCACGGCGACGCGGCTGACGCGCAACCTCTCGCTCGCCATTCCGCTGGTGTCTGCGGCTATGGACACCGTGACCGAGGCCGACCTGGCCATCGCGATGGCGCGCGAGGGCGGCGTGGGCGTCCTCCACAAGAACATGTCGGCGGAGCTGCAGGCGCGCGAGGCGCGGCGCGTCAAGCGCAGCGAGTCGGGGATGATCCTCGACCCGATCGTGCTCCGCCCGCAGGACACCGTCGGCGACGCGCGGAGCCGCATGGCGCGCTACTCCATCGGCGGCATTCCGGTGGTGGACGACGACCGCCGCCTCGTCGGGATCGTGACCAACCGCGACCTGCGCTTCCAGCCCGACAACGATGTTCTGCTGTCGGACGTGATGACGACGCAGGGCCTCATCACCGCCCCGGTCGGCACGACGCTCGACCTCGCCGAGGCCATCCTGCAGGAGCACAAGATCGAGAAGCTGCCGGTGACGGACGGCGACGGCTTCCTGAAGGGGCTCATCACGTTCAAGGACATCCAGAAGAAGAAGAAGCACCCCCACGCGGCCAAGGACGAGTTCGGCCGTCTGCTGGTGGGCGCCGCCGTCGGCGTGACGCCGGACACGCCCGAGCGTGTCGCCGCGCTCGCCGAGGCGGGCACCGACTTTGTGGTGGTCGACACCGCGCACGGTCACTCGGAGGGCGTCCTGAAGATGGTCGAGCGCATCAAGTCCGATTTCGACGGCCTCGATGTGATCGCGGGCAACGTCGCCACGCCGGAGGGCACCGAAGACCTGATCCTCGCGGGTGCCGACGCGGTCAAGGTGGGCATCGGGCCGGGCTCCATCTGCACGACGCGCGTCGTCGCAGGTGTTGGTGTGCCGCAGCTGACTGCCATCCTGCGGTGCGCCGAGGCCGCCCAGCGGTACGACGTTCCCGTCATCGCCGACGGGGGCATCAAGCAGACCGGCGACATCCCCAAGGCCCTCGCCGCCGGCGCCTCGACCGTCATGGTCGGCAGCCTGTTCGCGGGCGTCGACGAGAGCCCGGGCGACACGGTCCTCTACGAGGGGCGTCGCTACAAGAACTACCGCGGCATGGGCTCGCTCGGGGCCATGGAGGCGGGGTCCAAGGACCGCTACTTCCAAGACGCCGAAGACGACCTCAAGAAGCTCGTGCCGGAGGGCATCGAGGGCCGCGTGCCCTACAAGGGATTCCTGTCCGAGATCACCTACCAGATGGTCGGCGGCCTCCGCGCTGCGATGGGCTACTGTGGTTGCGAGACCGTGCCGGACCTCCAGGCGCGCGCCCAGTTCGTCCGCATCACGAGCGCGGGCCTGCGCGAGAGTCATCCGCACGACGTGACCATCACGCAGGAATCACCCAACTACTCGACGCGCTCGTGA